A genomic window from Lotus japonicus ecotype B-129 chromosome 1, LjGifu_v1.2 includes:
- the LOC130718257 gene encoding uncharacterized protein LOC130718257 — protein MGFGFILVFWVFTICKPKVLGNSSQIMVDLSCGSLVSNKLEQLTISRRTETDESVSLNPYFSAQQQQQHSSFPQHQNESLERSSRIPYSLLMNHLPRQRRTGHWLA, from the exons ATGGGATTTGGCTTCATATTGGTTTTTTGGGTCTTCACCATATGTAAGCCCAAAG TTTTAGGGAATTCTTCTCAAATCATGGTGGATTTAAGTTGTGGTTCTCTTGTCAGTAACAAGCTTGAGCAACTGACCATTTCAAGACGTACTGAGACAGATGAGTCAG tttctttaaatccttatttttcagcacaacaacaacaacaacactcaTCTTTTCCGCAGCACCAAAACGAATCACTTGAAAG AAGTTCAAGGATACCATATTCGCTGCTTATGAACCACTTGCCAAGGCAAAGAAGAACGGGGCACTGGCTAGCTTGA